Proteins encoded within one genomic window of Gadus chalcogrammus isolate NIFS_2021 chromosome 6, NIFS_Gcha_1.0, whole genome shotgun sequence:
- the kcnip3b gene encoding Kv channel interacting protein 3b, calsenilin isoform X3, translated as MGIQGMELFAIGVVIILFMAVLKQFGILEPMSSFDESSDSDLELSTVRHQPEGLDQLQAQTKFTKKELQSLYRGFKNECPSGLVDEETFKSIYSQFFPQGDATTYAHFLFNAFDKDRNGSIRFEDFVIGLSVLLRGSVTEKLNWAFNLYDINKDGYITKEEMLAIMKSIYDMMGRYTYPCVRDEAPSEHVDKFFQKMDRNRDGVVTIEEFIETCQKDENIMNSMQLFENVI; from the exons ATGGGGATCCAGGGCATGGAGTTGTTTGCCATCGGCGTGGTCATCATCCTGTTTATGGCGGTGCTCAAGCAGTTCGGGATCCTGGAGCCCATGTCTTCCTTTGACG agaGTAGTGACAGTGACCTGGAGCTGTCCACGGTGAGACACCAGCCAGAGGGTCTTGACCAGCTGCAGGCCCAGACCAAGTTCACCAAGAAGGAGTTACAGTCTCTCTACAGGGGCTTCAAGAAC gaGTGTCCCAGCGGATTAGTGGATGAGGAAACTTTCAAGTCCATCTATTCTCAATTTTTTCCTCAAGGAG ACGCAACCACGTacgctcacttcctgttcaaTGCGTTCGACAAAGACAGGAATGGCTCAATCCGCTTCGAGGACTTTGTCATCGGCCTGTCCGTGTTGCTCAGGGGATCAGTGACGGAGAAGCTCAACTGGGCATTCAACCTTTATGATATCAACAAAGATGGCTACATCACCAAAGAG GAGATGCTGGCGATAATGAAGTCCATTTATGACATGATGGGGAGGTACACCTACCCCTGTGTACGGGACGAGGCGCCGTCCGAACATGTGGACAAGTTCTTCCAG AAGATGGACAGAAACAGAGATGGGGTCGTGACCATTGAAGAGTTTATTGAGACCTGTCAGAAG GATGAGAACATCATGAACTCCATGCAGCTCTTTGAGAATGTCATCTAG